The stretch of DNA GATTTTGTTGATTCATTGTGTGAGGAGGGAAAAATGAGTAGGAGCTACTGCACAGAGTGTGGCTCATACAAGACTGCATCTTTAGGTAAGTGCTCTTTTGGGAACACAAGAAACAAATTCAGTTTAACTAAACTGGTTTGTGTAGTGACTCAGCTGGACAACACAACATCCAGCTGTTGGAGGACTTTGTCCAGACTGGTGCAGCACACAGGCCAGAATTATTTCCCATAACCAATGGAAGGAGACTCCTACACACGTAAGTTGAATTAATTTGCAGTGTATGAGTGACACTAGTTGCCCACAAAAactgggcagggaaggaggcagggctACGTACCACTGAAAAGGAAGGTACAAGAGGAAGACAATACTGTAAAGGTCCATGTGGTAGCCTCAGTCTCCTCTTGCACGCTGAAAATCACCATCTGTCTTAAAGCTTGTGTGTGGTGTGGTACAGATCAGTGCTGTCGCCAGTATACCCCAGGCATTGAAGGAGGAATGGTTTATATGGGGAACATTCTGTTCCTTAAAACCTTGGAGTTGAAATTCAAGCTATTAATGTGTCTGCCCATAAAAAGGTTTGCATAGATTGAGCTGAGCCTTAGGTACCACGTTTCCTTTTTCACTTAAACAATTCCAAGTTACTTTGTTTTGAACTCTTTAATATATGTCACTGTGCAGAAAAAGGTAATTCAGTTTCATGAAGGATTTCAAAATTCTCCCTGTAAGGGAAGGAATCCCCAGACTCAGGACAGACTACTTGGCCAGCTACCTCCAATCTGCAAACCCTGGTTTTCCAGGGTCCCCAACACTAGTTCAGGCAGGGAACCATACAGGTTTTCAGCGATGATAACTCTTCAGATTAATATTTCGTTGGTTAGTAATACAGTAGTTAGTACTGCCCACCCAACACCTTTGTTCTGTTCTTATTTCCCAGAGTTTATTTCGCATTCCTTTTCCCTCATGGAACTGAAGTTTCTTTATCAACATGTACTGCCTGACCTGACAGGAAAGGTAGTGGTTGACGTTGGCTCCAGGCTTGGTGCAGTGCTATTTGCGGTAACTTCCAGCACAGGAATTCATATTTTATTACTGTGACAAacattttccctcttctctgaCTGCCTACTCTCGTTACTCCATCTTGGACGGGTCATTCTGAGAGGCACCTCTGATCTGAGTTGTTGAACAGTATAAGGTGCTGTTTACTAGCAATTTCAGTTCTTGCTCTGTTCCTCGCAAGAGGGAATACAAATGATCTTGCTTATGGAGAGGAAAAGTCTGTTGTCCAACAGAGTAGCATATTGCTGTCACACATGCTGCTCTTTTGCTAGTTCCTGCTCTGTCTTTCCTTCATAAGTAAGTTTGTCCTCTATGTCTTGACCATGTCTATATATAGTTTAGTTACGCTAAATTCCTTTATGAAGCTGACAAACTGTTAAATTATACAAAGGAAGACTTTGATATGAATTTGTCTCCAAAAGCATATTGTCCTGCTCTGCGTTTTAAAATGCACATAAAATACTTCATCGAGAAACTTGAGTGCAATTTTGATTGCTTTTGGCATGGCTGGTGGAACATATGGCCAACAGCAATGCAAAACACACATTACAACTTTCTTACAAAAGTCAATGGCTGTTTAGGGCTCACTTGGAAACACTTGAGCATGTAATTTTACTCATCTGAATAATCTAATTTTGGGACTACTCAAATGAGGAAATTTACTCccatttgtaaatatttgcagCATTGGGTCCTTAAATGGTAACACTTTTGCTAGCCTGAATTTGTTTTGGAGTACTTAAATGCTTGTATTGTTACAGTAGAAGATAGTCTCAGATAAAGCAGGGGAAACGTTTTAAAAAAGGAGTTCTCCTTTTTAATCATGTTCTTGGCTTGTATTGGAGGAGGGGTGACTTCACCTTCACAGGTTGCTTTTCTACTCTGAGTTGAAGGGTTTCAGAAAACAATAATTAGATTGTAGTAGATAGATATCTCAGATATTCTGTATCTTTAGCTTTGTTTGCCTTTGCCATTGCTGGCAAAGTGTAATTATGGTGTTCAGCAGAGACAATAGCACTTAAAGCAATATCTTCATTAGGGCCCTGTAGGCTCAagtatttgtacttttttttccctaacatctCCAACAATTTTCCGAAATCTCAGTCTGAAACTGAACCATTATTTTGGGCTTATTATTAAGggataatttatcttttttcctatGTACCTGTATGAAGCACCTGAAAATGGCAGTAACACAATACGTAGAGGTGCTGACAAAGACTCTGTACCAAAATATCCCATTATATTGCTGGTACATTGTCCTCCATTATCATTCACTTTGACTATGTGTATGTCttatttttggggtggtttttttcctcttgctatttttttcttccattctcccaagaaacaaaaatgtgcaGAGTCTTTTCCTTTCACACTTTCCTTCTTAGaccattttccatctgttttgCAATTGAAATGAAGTTGgagctttcctttttattattttgacgTGTCATTTTGGATCTTTTATTAAAATTTGTGAGACACAAGTGGGAATTGCCAGATCAGTGGCTTAGCTCTGAAAAACATCATGTCCACTGAAAGACATTTCTCAACTTgctgttttaaatgctttcttaatCTTaacctgtgttttattttttccattttaatggaaatttttgtatttgtttgaaagGCATCACAGTTACTAAATTTCCTTTTCCTAATGTAGGGTTATCTTTATAGCTCAGCATCCCAACTGTATGGAGTAGAAATGAATGCAGACTTTTGCCAGTTGCAAGAAATGATGATTACAAAATACCAGTTCATTGACAGAATAAAGGTAACTAAATATGTGGTTTAGTGTATATATTTTTAACCACTCTGTGCTAGGTATCCTGTTTATGTGAGTGGCTGGTAAATCAGCATTCTGAGGAGTTTCTGCCTTTGCTTGTTTTGGTCCTAAACAAAGGCttcacattaggaaaaaaaaaataatctcatagcagaggggaagagggaaaaatatgATAACACGTTGAATTGCTTAGCCTTTTTCCTGAGTGGACTTACCTACTGGCTCATGCAAAATAGATATATCTTGGCTGCTTCTCCCAGTGAAATCAGTGACATTATTGCTACTAACCTCCGTGAAACTGAGTCTGTAAGATTTTCTGTTATGAATAACAAAACTAAATGTCTGTGTTTCATTAATGTTAGCGGAAAGATGTTTGTAGGATTTGCAAATGTGCATCTAAGAATGCCTAAAGAACTTATGGCTATTAGTATTTCCTTTCTTGGAATGTCAGTGCATATGTACCTTCCACAAATAAAATGAGTTTCAAATAATGTGATACCATTATGGGAACTATTTCCCTAGTCCCATTATGGAAATAATGACTACTATTTTAATGAGaagaaaagttgggtttttttcctttttggggaATACCAGTTATTTTGTTACCAGCAAAAATTGGTAAGTAGAATATGCTGGGTAGAATACTGGCTTTAATCCTGTGATGTATGCACAGGTGTATGCACTTGAATGGAGTCACACAAACTGCTGGGTGTAGTAGTTTCTTGGGAATTAAAGTAACCAATTTTAAACTGGAATGaaataataaacataaaatatttaacacaGGGTAAGCAGTATCATTGAGTTGCCTGATTCAATCCCAGTTGCTGCCAGTTTATCCATAACCTTtgttttttgcatgttttgtgtTCATAACACTTTATTGTGGTGAGACTGAAAGTGCAGTTAGGAACTCTGTCAAGTTAATTCAGTGGAGCTGGAGATCTATATGCATGCTTTTCAACCTTGTATataagcctttttgtttctccttCACACCTTGTAATTCTGCTGAAGTATTCATTTCAGAGCATAAAGATAAGAAGATAATACGTTTTCAAAGCAGTGCCTGAGGACTTAGCTATTTGAGTCTCATTAGATGCTAATTTAGTCATGTGACTCCTGTTATCACACTTCTTTGAACATTtcaatcttttagatttttatttcgCCCCCAAATGAATCCTCTCTAGAGATACATACCAGCTTGAAAAATAGTCAGAATCCAGTTGCTAATAATAATTAATGACACTAATTTGAAAAACTATTAAGCGACCCTTCTTAAATAACAATTGTTTTTTCAGGATATTCTGAGTTTTTATTAGAGCATGTTTCCAAAGGACAGCAGTGTGGAATGATGTCTATAGTAGCTAAATTTGAGTGAAGCTTGTGGTTTTTTGGTCAATGTTTGGTTTGTTAAAGTACATAGAAAGTTGCTAAGCATCTTTTGCCATTTGAGCAAACACTTAAGTGCTGGGAGGAAAGTAAATAGTTCAACAGATCTTAGGAAACTTGAGACCTTCATTCAGAAATTGCCTGTAATCATGAAGCCTTGGTGTGTATTCCACTGGGCAACAGGGCAGTTTTAAAATCAGTTGCTGCCTCCTCTGTTGTGCCAGCACACAGCCAAGTGGGTCAGGGAGCTGGTCCAGCTGAAAAAGAACTGAGCAAAAAAGTGGTGTTTTGGCTGGAGCAATACCTGGGTCTGGCTCATGGTGCAGCCACATGTGCTTATGTGGTCCAGCATTCCCCAATAGGAATGAGGATGTGTTTGGGGAGAATGAGGTGCTTAGGTCACTTTAGTCAGAACGGTCACCTACTCTGTAAATGCAGACTAAATTTAAGTTAAGGTTTAAGTGTTATTCAAGTCAAGGAAACATCAACACGTGTTCAAAGTTTCCCAGTAGTTTAAGCATCTTTCTGAATTGAGGCTTAAAATACTGGGACTGCCATTAGTAGGGCATTGAGAAAATGTAGTGCTAATCATGACTTCTTGTGCTACAAGAAGTCCACTAGTGGAACAGGCCACCAGTCACATGTGTTTGGATTAAAAGACTGCTGGTCAGGTTTTTCTACGgaaattctgtggttttgttaTTTCTGCCCCTTGAAAATAAGAGAGTAAAGTAAAATGTCTTCTAGCCTCAGAAGCAGTGAGCCAAATCCCACTTACAGTCTAGGTAAATCTGGGTTCCAATACATGAGTTCTGGCAGATCTAGCTGAGGCTTGTTTTGCCCCTAGCTGTCTGTCCTGTGCCACTGCAGGAGGCTGTTGCCCCTGTAACAGGGCAGCAGTTAAGCCTGTGTCCATAATATCTCTACCACCCCAGTTTATGGTCTTTCATTTTAATCTACAGCTAGCAGGGGCTTTATGCAGAAGACATGAGTTGACAACCAGGACCCACTGTATTTAGGACTGCTGATGGTGGCCTGAGTGGTCTGTTGTCTTTCTCTGCTGCCTGAATGGTTGAACTTCTTAATCAGCTCTTGTACTGCTACAGTTTACAGTGCACTGTTTTAAGATAAATTATCGCCAATCTTAATTGTCTAAAAAGCGCTAACTTCCATGAACTGGTGGATAGAGAGCTCAGATGTCCACGCACTAGAGGTGAAAGTAGAAATTTGACTAGTCGTTCTGACAACTAAACGGTCCCTGTTTCTCAATGAGATAGAGCCTTCAAACACTAACTTTCCAGTTCTAGGTAAGGTACAAGAACACAGTTGCTTCCTTTCCACTCACTACAGGCAGTGGTGAACAACTTGGCATAGTAATGTATTTAAGgagataaaaatgtttattttactgaTTTGGAGCACTTGCAGAAAACCCATGGAATATAGCTTTCAGAGATGATGATGCCCAATTTTTTATGAATGGTagagttttgtttctgttattacTGATACTGAAATATTTCGCTATAATTGCTATTGCTGTAATGCATTCTGATAGCATGAACCACAGTCATAAACTGTGGCAACTCGTCATCTTTTTTGAAACTCTTACCAGTTGCAGAGGTGGTAGTACCTGTTTTCTCTGTGAATCAGAACAGCATGCTTTGCGTGTTCATTATGAAGAGGAATACATAATTTACCCTCCCAACAAGTATTGATATATTGTTAAGTGGGCAAAACGTTTTTCAACAGATAAGTGTTTTTGATCTTCTATACTAACATTTAActtctttgtcagaattaagaATTCCTTTTTACATCTGTCCAGTGTTGGAAGGATTTGACAAAATGTGAAATGTTGAATCCACCAGGTTAGTATATTTCCAGCACAACCTAGTAATATgtcacacaggaaagaaaataagttgTTCAGGTTTTCTGTCCATTTTTAACATACAGGGATGCACTTTCAAAAAAATTTGTAGAATGCTTTCAGACTGGCTTTCTCTCCCTTATCCCTTCAAAAGATGTTTATGTTTCTCCTCAGATTTGGGATGTGATGGTATTTCTCCATGTTTAAGAGGAAATCAAACACATTTTGTCAGTGTTAATGAGCATCCCCATTCTCCTGTCACTATAATCTCACCTGTTTGAAAATGACATGATGTGCTAATATCCTTTCTGGTAGGTTAAGGTAGATGAAATCAAACCAGCTCCTATGCTGACTGGAGAGGTAGTTGTTTAGTGAGGTAAAGCACTTGCTGTCCTTCAGTGCCACTGTGAGCATCCTGCCTTTCCAGCATTCCCAATCCCAGTACGTGCCATGAGAATTCAGCTGTCAAACCTGGGTCTGTATATAGTGTCTTTTCTAGCTGTAATCCTTTAGTAACCCACTGAACCTGTGAGATGCCTTTTAATATCCTCAAAAAGCTTTAGCTAGCTTAGCTCCTTTCCTGAAATCAATGAGCATTTGTGATAAAATATAGGTAAGTGAAATGTTAACAGCCATCACATGCATCATCTCCTCTTTTATGGCACACAGTGTCCTAGACCAAAAGTCAGATGTAGTTTATTTCACTTAACATAATgaatcaaatattttaattaaaggagataaatctgatttttattctttaattttttaaagcttatTCTGGTTATTTACTACAGTTTTATCTACTATAAAGCCAGTGAAATACCCTTTTTTATGACTGGTTCAAAATGGTGGTAGCAGGTGCTGTATTGGGTTGACAAGCTTCATGGCTACTTGAAGGCTGTATTTGTCTCTTAAATTAATTTATGCCTTGTGAAATTTTTCTCCTTCAGGTGATTCACGCAGACATCTGTACTCAGGCTTCACTTCTTCAGAAGGCTGATGTTGTTGTAATGAATAATGTCTTTGAATATTTTCTTGACAGACAGGAACAGGCCAGGTAAGCTATGTGTCCAAACAAGTTATCTAGTTCTTTGACAATGTGTGTGTAACCTTGTTAGTTATGGAAAACCTTAAGGTAGTGCTTTTTGAAGTCACATACATAAATTACATAAGGAAATCGTTTTAAACTGCCTACACTTAATTGTTAGCTGCTAAGGTGTTATGGCAGTTGTTTATTGTTAAACCCACTAAACACTGGTGCTTTGTTTACCCAAATCTTGCCCTGAATCCTTGTACTGATCTGTTAAAATAGTATCTTGCTGTTAAAGGATCTGAAATTACTATATCAGCATAAAGCTTAATCTTCAGAAAGAAGACAGGTCACTGGCTTGTGGGTGTCAGAGCTTTAATATAGATGCACTGCAAAACATGGTTATTAATGATATTTCTAATATATCTTCATAAGGATGTGGTAGCAAACAAATACGTGTCTAAGGTTCTTCTCTTTCAGGTGCAAGACACTTACAGCTGAGGTTTTGCTAATCCAGCATTATCAgtttaaaacataaataactgCACCGTCCAAAGTTACTGTGCCTTTAGAATGGGCAGTCAAAAAGAAAGAGTGCCTGTGTCTCTACCATCTCAGCCAACAGTCTGACATTTGCTAGCTGTTTCAGCTAAGGCTTGTCCTACTGCCCTTGATATCAGGTGGTAACATCAACCAGAGAGGCATAGAGTGGATGGGTGAAGGGTAGTGGGTGTTTCAAATTGCCAGGAGATTTGTTTCCAGGCACATGACTGAGAATTCATTTGATTCTTCAGGAACTCAGGAGTATTGGTTTAATGTTGCATTAATACCATGAAGACAAATGACATCTGAAGAATGCTGGAAATTAAGTTCTTTTTAGTCTGAATTGCTGTGCTGTGAGAAATGATCTGACttgcaaaatcagaaaaaaatgaatgctgggggctatatttaaatattcagattGCTAATGTCTTAAGAGAATATTTTGTCACGACTGCGAAGTATGTATGTAAAGAGGAGCTTGTTGTTAAGCTTAATAAGACAGTGCACTCAGagactttgttttcttcaaaagttTAAAGGGTCTAAATGTCATTGTTTAATCCTAGTCCAAAGTGAAGGTGTTGACAGTACAAAATGACATGCATATACGTATCAGAGTTAAGAAGTTACAAAATCTTAACATTATAAGACCATGTATTCCATCTGTTTTTAATATGAAGCTTGATTTTGTTCATACAAAGATATTTGCTTAGATATTAATAGCGACTGATAAACATGTATAGCAAGTCTTTAAGCATAGCCTACCTCCGGCCGCTAAACTGTACAAGTGTTAGATTCATTTTATATCAAATATGGGTTTCTTACTAAAAATTGGTGACCTACTTTTAAATATGTTTCAGAGCTTGGGAATTTATTGCTTGTAATGTAAGGAAAAGAGGGTCCTTATTAGTGACAGTTCCAAGCCTTAAAGAATCACTCTCAAAGCTCCAGGTAAGTTCCCTCAGCCAGTTTTACCCAACACATTTTGTCACTTTCTATGAAAGTGGCAGTTCTGTAGTTGAGGTTAGCTGCTTGCCAGGATTGCTGTGAGGAAGGATGTGTTATTTTGTGCATAGATTAAAAGATGTAGGACTCTGGATTGTATTTCCGGGTTGACCGCCAACACATCTTCCTGTACTTTGATTGTCCCCACCTGTAAAATTGAAAACCCAGCCTATATCAATAGACTGCATGAATCATTGTATTACTGTGCATATTATTAACAATGTCTTAGctgtgaggtttaaaaaaaaaccacaaaaagccaTATTATGGTATGAGTAAGTTTTGTGATAATCATATGGACTTCCATCAGACTTCTTCCAGGTATAGGGGTAGAACCTCAGAAGTACAGATGTATTTATAAACTTCTAGAGGCAAAACCTTGAAATGTTTTCTCTATTTAGCTCTACATTTATGCATTGCCTTGAAACATGACAAACTATTTTGTTAAGCCAGTGGGAGAAAGGGGCATATTAAAGAAGGATCATCCCTGAGGATGCTCTTGTCTTCTGACCTGctgtcagcacagaaaatgacTGATAAGATGCCAGTATGAGCTGTTAGGAGTACAGACTAGGGAGAGGTGTGGTCTCCCAACTAGCCAAGTGATTGCCATCAGGCATCTTGGATCAGTGACATAGCTTTAAATTGCAGTTGGAAACAAACATGACAACAGTGCAACTTTCAAAGATGTTGAacgccctgtgctgctgctgctgttccctgaGTAGTAACCGCTTCCAATGGACCAACCTCTGCTCTGTGTCCATTCTGCCATAGGTCATTGGTAGATTACAGTTGTTATGTGTATGATGCCTAGACAAATTATGTGGGCTGGCTTTAGTTAGGAAACAAACTCTGATCATACATGACAAGGTTATTTATAAAGTGGCTTGCTTGCCACAGTAGTCTGCTTTAGAGAAATTGAATCATTTGTTGCCTATATGCTGATGGGTGAGATAGATCCTCAGCCCCAAGAGCAGCAGTGGTATCATTTAACCGTTTCTTGGAGCAGGCAGTAGTTACACAGCAGCTGAGAAGCCCTTTGTAGCCTTAATACTATACTCCCTGGGTGTAAAACAAGAAAGTACCTGTGATTCTTCCATGGTACAGTTAGCTGTTCCCTCAACACTTCTGTCAGAACGTTGCCCTCTGATCAGGTTGCTTGTGGCTTATACAAATGCGTATAGAGAAGCAGTGGTAACATGCTAGCAAAATACCTAGACTACTGACtgagataatttttaaaacttatctTTATTCTCTGCTATTTAAGTTAAATGGCATTTCCAGAAATGAATTTATCATTGCTGCGTAATTTGGAATGACTAATCTCTCTTATTATGTCTTGCCTTCTTAATGTTGTACTGACCTTGAAACTCCTGCTGTGTTTCTCAACATTGTGTTAATATAAGGATCTGTTTTCATTGTTTCAGACAGACATACAGCTCAGCCAATGGGTTGAAGAGATGGAGCTAAACTATGATGTGTATATGGAAAAGGATGTTGACAGAGAAGCACTTGAACAAATACATTTATACAAGATTCTCTAGTACCTGCAAAAATTTACTAATATCATTGTGATATCATTGTAATATTTTGGATCTAAAATGAATTTGGATTGATTCGTATGAATAAATCAGGTCAAAATTCTTACTGTAATTAATCTGAGTCGAATCTGTGGTTTGTAATGAAAAAGTCTTTTGAAACAAGTTTTCTCATGGAGGCATTCTGTCTCAACAGAAGTATATTAACTTTTAACTAAGAGATATCCTTATGGTttaatttctgcagaaatgttAGAAAGTGGCTACATACTGATGCTAGAAGAATTTTTGTTCACTAGTATTGTGCACTGCTCATGTTTGCTAAATATATCAAACCTAAGAATAGCGAATCTATTAATGTGAATGATAAAGCATTTAGCATAATGTTAATTAAAAGCTGCAGTACGTTagagttttctgttttattttggtatAGACCATTTATTATTATCagtaataatatttattattaacaGCATTATCTTTAATGTTCCTTCTATGGAATTTATAGGTTTTCTTTCCAGGGTCTGCTTGATAACTAGAGCATCTACTGGCATCAGTTATGAGAAGCAAGTCCTTCCATTTAGTTGTCCTTAATGTGGCTATTAATGTAAAATACTGAAGACACCAAGGAGCCATTGAAAATTAATACAGCAAGTCTGGGACGACAGAACTCTGTTCCACTTTCTGCACTTCCGCTGGGCATGGTAGGAAGTGTAATAAGGGGTTAAGAAGCTGAAAATTCTGAACAGGTGTCATGGCTTAGCAGAGGCTTGGTGGTGGCGTAAAACATTGGAAATTCGTAACAGAGCCTCCTCAGAGAGAAAAGATCCACATACGCCCACCACATTTATATTTAGATTTTACATTCTCAGGATGTGAAGCTTTTAGTCAGCTGAAGAATGTTATGGTTTTTAGCAAACATTAACAATCCAAGTGCAAAAATACTAGGAGTTTTGGACTAAATGCATTGTGAATTTAGAAGCATTGTTAGTGTCTAAAAGTTTGCTACGCAACTTACGTCTAGTGCAAATGGGAAAACTTTAAATTGGATTTCAGTCTTCAAATGATTTACAGGTCAGTGAACTTGATAATATATGCTGCCAGCAAAAAGGAACAGTGGCCATTAGGCACCCACTAACATAGTAAGCAAATGGTACTGTAGAAAGGATAGTGAGTTTTAAGAAGTCTTATATTTCATGGTCTGTTTGGAGTGGAGGAGGATATTTTAACTTGAGTGATACTGAACTGCTGCCCAAATACTGTGTGAATCTATtcttcatgcatttaaaaatgaacaaagatggaaagcttttcttaaaatgtttattttattaaagtacaATAACTGAACTGTTGATTACTTTGTTGTCAATGAGACAAATGTCCCTATAAAGGGAACCTAGGAGGGGCTAAGCAATGGTGTGGAGGTAGTGCAAGGCTAATAGATCTAacaagaagagaataaaaaatgagaaaagaaatgcataTGCAATTCAGAGTGAGGAAATGAGCACTATAGTAATCAGTACAGTACAGTACAGTGGAAGCTGTGACTGAATTTGGAGTGTATAAATAGGCTGCTATAAAAGGAAAACTGACTGGGTCTTAAAAAGCTACTTCATAAACCTACTATCACGTGAGAAGAAAACACCATGTCAGAAGGTTGCTTACTTCCAGAGGTCCTGCAAGATCTCCCAAATCAATTGTCAGGACTTTGGCTCACAATACTGGGTATAATCTTTGCCCTGCACCTTGTTTTAGTAATACAGAAACTATAGCTTTCATTGCAGTTGTTTCCCCTCTTCATGCTGAGTCTTCAAATACTTTTTTGGGTGTTgatctcagattaaaaaaatttcaatagACTGGAGCAGATCACCAGCATACTTAATGACATCTGTATCCTCTGACTCTGGAAATAGCATGCACACATCTGGAGCTCATATGCAACAGAGGGTGCAATAGGGAAGCTCCCCCTGTCTTTTTTAGACATCAGGAGAAACTCGAGAGGCGTGTTCAAGCTGCTGGAACTTCTGTCTTCCTCTCCTGTCCTTAACAGGTCCTTGATTTAAACCCATACCCTGACATGTTCACAGAGAAAAGGTGGTGGtaattcagtttggttttgtaAAACTGATACTGAGAAATACAACTCCTCTCTCCCTTTAGACATGTCTTCCTAACTTCGATTCATAGGGCCGGAGCTCATAGGGCCATTCTTAAGGATGTTATGAGCTGCTTAACTTGTCTACTGAAGAGCTAGAAACAACTAGTGTGTGAAAGAAGGCATTAATTGAATTTGTCCCTTTTCCAGCTTTAACTTTTGTTATCTGGCCCCTTCTAGTCCTGTTATAGATTCCCACACACAAGGGTAGCAAAAGTAAGGTGTGAGGAGGTTTGCAAAACCCTGTTGTGTGAAAGTGGGCAAATGGGTCCTCCCTGTATACACTCGGGTGGCCTTGGACATCAGCTGAAATCCTCCCAAGAGTGTGTGTATTGCCTCAactcaggttttgctttttcagcttgAGGAAGCTGCCAAGGGTATATCCAGGGTGCCGAGTCCTTGttctcagttctgctgctgctgtattgCATGGTATTTGGCAGATGATtgaacttttttcctgcttcagtgTCTACAGTGAAAATGTGAGTAACATATCCAAAATCAGAGCAAGGTTGTGAATTAATTGAGTATCAGTTGCTTTGAGATTGTCATATAAAACATACTAAACAGCCAAGCTGTTCTTTGTAAACTGACCTAATTTAAAAGacctgaaaggcaaagaaaatatcaGTACCTCTCTGAGATAAACTTTCTGGCCTTTTCTTCACAAGACAGCATTGAAAAGGAAGCCTAGATTAACCACGCTACAGTGCTGAAAATGCATAAGTAATTGTTTCCTAGTGTCCACAGTTTTTATGCTGTCCTTGCTGTTAGATGGTCACTGGtgttgggagggagggagggggagaaacaaACCCCCACTGGTACCAAGATTTTTAGTTTTGTGTGCAGGGCAGCTCTGTGACAGCTATCACAGATAGTATGGTGGCTGTTGCAAGCTGTCAGCCCTTCAGCTGCTTGCTGCCCTGAACAGCTCTTGGGCTGCACGACCAG from Accipiter gentilis chromosome 22, bAccGen1.1, whole genome shotgun sequence encodes:
- the LOC126049314 gene encoding uncharacterized protein LOC126049314 isoform X1: MELEAARRAVLAAVRGTCAADLPRLLHWMRNTNDFDELVVSNNDVVLKNIAEDLRNRLPIEAMFNSEHQAIQKIHQHPLPMIHVDAFLYDDDFVDSLCEEGKMSRSYCTECGSYKTASLEFISHSFSLMELKFLYQHVLPDLTGKVVVDVGSRLGAVLFAGYLYSSASQLYGVEMNADFCQLQEMMITKYQFIDRIKVIHADICTQASLLQKADVVVMNNVFEYFLDRQEQARAWEFIACNVRKRGSLLVTVPSLKESLSKLQTDIQLSQWVEEMELNYDVYMEKDVDREALEQIHLYKIL
- the LOC126049314 gene encoding uncharacterized protein LOC126049314 isoform X2, which codes for MMLCSKISLKICGIVYPSRLCLIQNIKLFRKFCSSSQIHQHPLPMIHVDAFLYDDDFVDSLCEEGKMSRSYCTECGSYKTASLEFISHSFSLMELKFLYQHVLPDLTGKVVVDVGSRLGAVLFAGYLYSSASQLYGVEMNADFCQLQEMMITKYQFIDRIKVIHADICTQASLLQKADVVVMNNVFEYFLDRQEQARAWEFIACNVRKRGSLLVTVPSLKESLSKLQTDIQLSQWVEEMELNYDVYMEKDVDREALEQIHLYKIL